From Anomalospiza imberbis isolate Cuckoo-Finch-1a 21T00152 chromosome 22, ASM3175350v1, whole genome shotgun sequence, a single genomic window includes:
- the CRHR1 gene encoding corticotropin-releasing factor receptor 1 isoform X1, protein MACGTTPPIMGTGNASQTGAGQHVSTTPSARRSSVKRLSSNGFLKKGPEFEVRLPKKKSKLHYHIAVIINYLGHCVSLGALLVAFVLFMRLRSIRCLRNIIHWNLITAFILRNATWFVVQLTMNPEVHESNVVWCRLVTAAYNYFHVTNFFWMFGEGCYLHTAIVLTYSTDKLRKWMFICIGWCIPFPIIVAWAIGKLYYDNEKCWFGKRAGVYTDYIYQGPMILVLLINFIFLFNIVRILMTKLRASTTSETIQYRKAVKATLVLLPLLGITYMLFFVNPGEDEISRIVFIYFNSFLESFQGFFVSVFYCFLNSEVRSAVRKRWHRWQDKHSIRARVARAMSIPTSPTRVSFHSIKQSTAV, encoded by the exons ATGGCGTGCGGTACAACACCACCA ATAATGGGTACAGGGAATGCCTCGCAAACGGGAGCTGGGCAGCACGTGTCAACTACTCCCAGTGCCAGGAGATCCTCAGTGAAGAG GTTGAGCTCCAATGGCTTCCTGAAAAAGGGCCCAGAATTTGAGGTGCGGCTGCCAAAG AAGAAGAGCAAGCTGCATTACCACATCGCTGTCATCATCAACTACCTGGGCCACTGTGTATCACTGGGGGCCCTCCTCGTGGCCTTTGTCCTCTTCATGCGCCTGCG GAGCATCCGGTGCCTGAGAAACATCATCCACTGGAACCTGATCACAGCCTTCATCCTACGCAATGCCACGTGGTTCGTGGTGCAGCTCACCATGAACCCAGAGGTGCACGAGAGCAATGTG GTTTGGTGCCGCTTGGTCACTGCTGCCTACAATTACTTCCACGTCACCAACTTTTTCTGGATGTTTGGCGAGGGTTGCTACCTGCACACGGCCATCGTGCTCACGTACTCCACAGACAAGCTCCGCAAGTGGATGTTCATCTGCATCGGCTGGT GTATCCCCTTTCCCATCATCGTTGCCTGGGCCATTGGGAAGCTCTACTACGACAATGAGAA GTGCTGGTTTGGGAAGCGAGCAGGTGTTTATACTGACTACATTTACCAAGGCCCCATGATCCTGGTGCTTCTG ATCAACTTCATTTTTCTATTCAACATTGTCCGAATCCTCATGACGAAGCTCCGAGCTTCAACCACGTCAGAGACAATCCAGTACAG GAAAGCAGTCAAGGCTAcactggtgctgctgcccttgCTGGGGATCACCTACATGCTGTTCTTTGTCAACCCCGGGGAGGATGAGATCTCCAGGATAGTCTTTATCTACTTCAACTCCTTTCTGGAATCTTTCCAG GGCTTCTTCGTCTCTGTCTTCTACTGCTTCCTGAACAGCGAG GTGCGATCGGCCGTGCGGAAGCGGTGGCACCGGTGGCAGGACAAGCACTCCATCCGTGCCCGCGTGGCAAGGGCCATGTCCATCCCCACCTCCCCGACCCGCGTCAGCTTCCACAGCATCAAGCAATCCACAGCTGTCTGA
- the CRHR1 gene encoding corticotropin-releasing factor receptor 1 isoform X2, producing the protein MRLRSIRCLRNIIHWNLITAFILRNATWFVVQLTMNPEVHESNVVWCRLVTAAYNYFHVTNFFWMFGEGCYLHTAIVLTYSTDKLRKWMFICIGWCIPFPIIVAWAIGKLYYDNEKCWFGKRAGVYTDYIYQGPMILVLLINFIFLFNIVRILMTKLRASTTSETIQYRKAVKATLVLLPLLGITYMLFFVNPGEDEISRIVFIYFNSFLESFQGFFVSVFYCFLNSEVRSAVRKRWHRWQDKHSIRARVARAMSIPTSPTRVSFHSIKQSTAV; encoded by the exons ATGCGCCTGCG GAGCATCCGGTGCCTGAGAAACATCATCCACTGGAACCTGATCACAGCCTTCATCCTACGCAATGCCACGTGGTTCGTGGTGCAGCTCACCATGAACCCAGAGGTGCACGAGAGCAATGTG GTTTGGTGCCGCTTGGTCACTGCTGCCTACAATTACTTCCACGTCACCAACTTTTTCTGGATGTTTGGCGAGGGTTGCTACCTGCACACGGCCATCGTGCTCACGTACTCCACAGACAAGCTCCGCAAGTGGATGTTCATCTGCATCGGCTGGT GTATCCCCTTTCCCATCATCGTTGCCTGGGCCATTGGGAAGCTCTACTACGACAATGAGAA GTGCTGGTTTGGGAAGCGAGCAGGTGTTTATACTGACTACATTTACCAAGGCCCCATGATCCTGGTGCTTCTG ATCAACTTCATTTTTCTATTCAACATTGTCCGAATCCTCATGACGAAGCTCCGAGCTTCAACCACGTCAGAGACAATCCAGTACAG GAAAGCAGTCAAGGCTAcactggtgctgctgcccttgCTGGGGATCACCTACATGCTGTTCTTTGTCAACCCCGGGGAGGATGAGATCTCCAGGATAGTCTTTATCTACTTCAACTCCTTTCTGGAATCTTTCCAG GGCTTCTTCGTCTCTGTCTTCTACTGCTTCCTGAACAGCGAG GTGCGATCGGCCGTGCGGAAGCGGTGGCACCGGTGGCAGGACAAGCACTCCATCCGTGCCCGCGTGGCAAGGGCCATGTCCATCCCCACCTCCCCGACCCGCGTCAGCTTCCACAGCATCAAGCAATCCACAGCTGTCTGA